A stretch of the Pelmatolapia mariae isolate MD_Pm_ZW linkage group LG23, Pm_UMD_F_2, whole genome shotgun sequence genome encodes the following:
- the rx1 gene encoding retinal homeobox protein Rx1, with the protein MHLSLDTMSMVDDSCLSPSNFHELGKGGGVAVGGRVHSIDVILGFSKEQDPLLSPATAPGPHKVNIDSLAETGKQLEPSSHPSYSGHLSSLRSSSGTEQQQYNDSGLFTNKCDQELSELRKSIESDEGKSPDPSKDEQPKKKHRRNRTTFTTYQLHELERAFEKSHYPDVYSREELAMKVNLPEVRVQVWFQNRRAKWRRQEKMDASTMKLHDSPMLSFNRPAPVHTSMGPMTNSLPLEPWLTSPLSSATPVHSIPGFMGPAQGLQPSYPSHHFLNSTPHAPHAPHGPHGPHGPHGPHPHPHTHPHPSMGQGMQSMAPPPYQCPAPYPEKYPLEDVDQRSSSIAALRMKAKEHIQSMDKTWQPM; encoded by the exons ATGCATTTATCGCTGGATACCATGAGCATGGTGGACGACAGCTGCCTCTCGCCCAGCAATTTCCACGAACTGGGTAAAGGTGGGGGCGTTGCAGTGGGAGGCCGCGTCCACAGCATCGATGTCATCCTGGGTTTCAGCAAAGAACAGGACCCCTTGCTAAGTCCCGCCACGGCCCCCGGACCCCACAAAGTGAACATAGACAGCCTGGCGGAGACCGGGAAGCAGCTGGAGCCCTCGTCGCACCCGTCCTACAGCGGGCACCTTTCCTCTCTGAGAAGCAGCAGCggcacagagcagcagcagtacAACG ACTCCGGCTTATTTACAAACAAATGTGATCAGGAACTGAGCGAGCTGAGGAAGAGTATAGAGAGCGATGAAGGCAAGTCTCCGGACCCAAGCAAGGATGAGCAGCCCAAGAAGAAACACAGGCGCAACCGCACCACCTTCACCACCTACCAGCTGCACGAGCTGGAGCGTGCCTTTGAAAAGTCCCATTACCCAGACGTGTACAGCCGCGAGGAGCTCGCCATGAAGGTGAACCTCCCCGAAGTCCGAGTTCAG GTCTGGTTTCAGAACCGCAGAGCTAAATGGCGCCGGCAGGAAAAAATGGACGCCAGCACCATGAAGCTCCACGATTCACCCATGCTCTCTTTCAACCGTCCGGCACCAGTTCACACCAGCATGGGTCCAATGACCAACTCCCTCCCCTTGGAACCCTGGCTGACCTCTCCCCTGTCCAGTGCTACACCTGTACACAGTATCCCAGGCTTCATGGGTCCAGCTCAAGGCCTCCAGCCCAGCTACCCAAGCCACCATTTCCTCAACTCCACCCCCCACGCTCCTCACGCTCCTCATGGTCCTCATGGTCCTCATGGTCCTCATGGTCCTCATCCACACCCTCACACTCATCCCCATCCGTCCATGGGTCAGGGGATGCAGAGCATGGCTCCTCCTCCTTATCAGTGTCCAGCACCATACCCTGAAAAGTACCCTTTGGAGGATGTGGACCAGCGCAGCTCCAGTATTGCTGCGCTGAGGATGAAAGCCAAGGAACACATCCAGTCTATGGACAAGACCTGGCAACCCATGTGA